Proteins from one Gasterosteus aculeatus chromosome 11, fGasAcu3.hap1.1, whole genome shotgun sequence genomic window:
- the rps11 gene encoding small ribosomal subunit protein uS17 codes for MADAQTERAYQKQPTIFQNKKRVLVGDGAKEAKEKLPRYHKSVGLGFKTPREAIEGTYIDKKCPFTGNVSIRGRILSGVVTKMKMQRTIVIRRDYLHYIRKYNRFEKRHKNISVHLSPCFRDVSVGDNVTVGECRPLSKTVRFNVLKVTKAAGAKKQFQKF; via the exons acCGAAAGGGCTTATCAGAAACAGCCCACCATCTTCCAGAACAAGAAGCGTGTTCTGGTCGGAGATGGTGCCAAGGAGGCCAAGGAAAAGCTCCCCCGCTACCACAAAAGTGTGGGGCTGGGCTTCAAAACCCCAAGAGAG GCTATTGAAGGCACTTACATAGACAAGAAATGCCCCTTCACTGGAAATGTCTCAATTCGTGGCCGTATCCTCTCTG GTGTGGTGACCAAAATGAAGATGCAGAGGACCATCGTTATCAGACGCGACTACCTGCATTACATCCGCAAGTACAACCGCTTTGAGAAGAGGCACAAGAACATCTCTGTCCACCTGTCCCCTTGCTTCAG AGACGTCTCTGTTGGAGACAACGTCACTGTTGGGGAGTGCCGACCACTCAGCAAGACGGTGAGGTTCAACGTCCTCAAAGTGACAAAGGCGGCTGGAGCCAAGAAGCAGTTCCAGAAGTTTTAG